The Streptomyces sp. HUAS CB01 genome has a segment encoding these proteins:
- the sucD gene encoding succinate--CoA ligase subunit alpha — protein sequence MAIHLTKDSKVLVQGMTGAEGMKHTRRMLAAGTDVVGGVNPRKAGQSVAFDDRTVPVLGTVREAVDATGADVTVVFVPPQFTAAAVIEAADAGIGLVVVITEGVPVHDAVAFTAYAKARGTRIIGPNCPGLISPGQSNAGIIPADIAPQPGRIGLVSKSGTLTYQLMHELRDIGFSSAVGIGGDPVIGTSHIDCLAAFEQDPDTELIVLIGEIGGDAEERAATYISEQISKPVIAYIAGFTAPEGRTMGHAGAIVSGSAGTARAKKAALEAAGVTVGSTPTETARLVRSRLDR from the coding sequence ATGGCCATCCATCTCACCAAGGACAGCAAGGTCCTCGTCCAGGGCATGACCGGCGCCGAGGGCATGAAGCACACCCGGCGGATGCTCGCCGCCGGCACCGACGTCGTCGGCGGGGTCAACCCGCGCAAGGCCGGGCAGAGCGTCGCCTTCGACGACCGCACCGTCCCCGTCCTCGGCACCGTGCGCGAAGCCGTGGACGCCACCGGCGCGGACGTGACCGTCGTCTTCGTCCCGCCCCAGTTCACCGCCGCCGCCGTCATCGAAGCGGCGGACGCGGGCATCGGCCTCGTCGTCGTCATCACCGAAGGCGTGCCCGTCCACGACGCCGTCGCGTTCACCGCCTACGCCAAAGCGCGAGGGACTCGCATCATCGGCCCCAACTGCCCCGGCCTCATCAGTCCCGGACAGTCGAACGCGGGCATCATCCCCGCGGACATCGCGCCCCAGCCGGGGCGGATCGGGCTCGTGTCCAAGTCCGGGACGCTCACCTACCAGCTGATGCACGAACTGCGCGACATCGGCTTCTCGTCGGCGGTCGGCATCGGGGGCGACCCCGTCATCGGGACGAGCCACATCGACTGCCTCGCGGCCTTCGAGCAGGACCCGGACACGGAACTCATCGTGCTGATCGGTGAGATCGGGGGAGACGCCGAAGAACGGGCGGCGACATACATCAGCGAACAGATTTCAAAACCTGTCATCGCATACATCGCGGGCTTCACGGCACCGGAAGGCCGGACCATGGGCCACGCCGGCGCCATCGTCTCCGGATCCGCCGGCACCGCCCGGGCGAAGAAGGCCGCCCTCGAGGCCGCCGGCGTCACCGTCGGCTCCACCCCCACCGAGACCGCCCGGCTTGTACGGAGCCGTCTCGACCGATGA